A part of Rhinatrema bivittatum chromosome 16, aRhiBiv1.1, whole genome shotgun sequence genomic DNA contains:
- the LOC115077409 gene encoding LOW QUALITY PROTEIN: extracellular calcium-sensing receptor-like (The sequence of the model RefSeq protein was modified relative to this genomic sequence to represent the inferred CDS: inserted 1 base in 1 codon) produces the protein MILAVFLVMSLAAGQPDPRGCALSFLEETGGRKEGDITIGGIIPVHWSWKDPDTSFTRFPGPILCQEFSLRPYRWVQALAFAIDEINQDQSFLPNITLGFMIYDSCLSIAKSLRGTEWILTGKDDKPILNYCCQKMSLLAAIIADSGSSESIAIARLLGLQRYLQVSYFASSPLLSNKFLFPSFFRTIPIDDIQAQGLVQLVVHFRWTWVGLLSTENDYGHLGSQILKGELLRFGVCVAFHETIPLIPTTRKIYRIIEVIKKSSTNVILVFSSDPYMCPVMEELSRQNMSGKVWIASEGWSTSPPVSTKELAKLMHGTIGFAIHEGQMPGFREFLLKVHPFTSPNXHIVKLLWEVAFGCQWPNPATKQSMVSGNATTSKIWCTGGEKLDKLGKQYFDDSNLRITYNIYNAVYSVAHALQDMYSCVPGEGPFVNNMCADIQNFKPWQLLHYMKKVHFKNKMGEEMYFDTGGNPPAVYDIINWQQQLDGTIRYITVGRFDTRAPKGQELYLNISAIQWNKQHTEIPTLNYTERTEVPRSVCSESCLSGYRKASQKGRPLCCYDCLPCAEGEISNVTDSNKCWKCASDQWPNERRNKCVPWEIEILSFHEPLGATLTSVSICCSVLSLAILYIFIKYQDTPIARANNRELSFLLLGTLVLSFLCTLFFIGEPQHMTCLLRQPAFGIIFVLGVSCVLGKTIMVIIAFNATKPNSNLRGLLGPWVPILIISICTLLQTLICATWLLLCPPFPERNMKLKTGIIIWQCNECSDVAFWCMLGYMGLLACVSFLVAFLARKLPDSFNEAKWITFSMLVFVSVWLSFIPGYLSTQGKYTVAVEVFGIISSSAGILVCIYFPKCYILLLRPDMNTREWLLGKRPRKDMAIYSASHG, from the exons ATGATCCTGGCAGTCTTCTTGGTGATGTCCCTCGCTGCTGGCCAACCTGACCCCAGGGGCTGTGCCTTGAGCTTCCTGGAAGAGACCGGCGGCAGGAAAGAAGGGGATATCACGATCGGGGGAATAATTCCCGTCCACTGGAGCTGGAAGGACCCCGACACCTCTTTCACCCGATTCCCCGGCCCCATCCTCTGCCAAGA GTTCAGCCTTAGGCCTTATCGTTGGGTTCAAGCCCTGGCCTTCGCCATTGACGAAATCAACCAAGATCAAAGCTTTCTTCCAAACATTACCTTAGGCTTCATGATCTATGACTCCTGTCTCTCCATAGCAAAATCTCTTCGGGGTACTGAATGGATCCTGACAGGGAAGGATGACAAACCCATTCTGAACTATTGCTGCCAGAAGATGTCCCTGCTGGCTGCCATCATTGCTGACTCTGGTTCCAGTGAGTCAATTGCCATTGCCAGGCTATTGGGTCTTCAGCGTTACTTACAG GTCAGTTATTTTGCATCCAGTCCTTTGCTTAGTAACAAGTTCCTGTTTCCATCCTTTTTCCGAACCATCCCCATTGATGACATCCAAGCTCAGGGACTTGTCCAGCTGGTGGTACACTTCAGATGGACATGGGTGGGCCTCCTGTCTACTGAGAATGATTATGGTCATCTAGGATCTCAGATCTTGAAAGGCGAGCTCTTGAGGTTTGGAGTTTGTGTTGCATTCCATGAAACAATCCCTCTCATTCCTACAACCAGGAAAATCTACCGCATCATTGAGGTGATCAAGAAGTCTTCCACCAATGTAATACTGGTTTTTTCTTCTGATCCATATATGTGTCCAGTCATGGAAGAACTTTCAAGACAAAATATGAGTGGGAAGGTATGGATTGCCAGTGAGGGTTGGTCAACCTCCCCCCCTGTTTCCACCAAAGAGCTCGCCAAATTGATGCATGGCACCATTGGTTTTGCCATCCATGAAGGCCAGATGCCAGGGTTCAGGGAATTCCTCCTCAAAGTTCACCCTTTCACGTCTCCCA GCCATATTGTTAAATTGTTGTGGGAGGTGGCCTTTGGGTGCCAATGGCCCAACCCAGCAACCAAACAGTCCATGGTCAGTGGAAATGCAACTACATCCAAAATTTGGTGCACAGGAGGAGAAAAACTGGATAAGCTTGGCAAGCAATATTTTGATGACTCTAACCTGAGAATTACCTACAACATTTATAATGCGGTTTATTCTGTGGCACATGCCCTACAGGACATGTATTCCTGTGTGCCAGGGGAAGGGCCCTTTGTGAACAACATGTGTGCGGATATCCAGAATTTCAAACCATGGCAG CTCCTACACTACATGAAGAAGGTGCATTTCAAGAACAAGATGGGGGAGGAGATGTATTTCGACACTGGTGGCAACCCCCCTGCTGTGTACGACATCATCAACTGGCAGCAGCAGCTAGACGGCACCATCCGCTACATCACGGTGGGAAGATTCGACACCAGGGCCCCCAAAGGGCAAGAGCTGTATCTGAACATCAGCGCCATCCAATGGAACAAGCAACACACCGAGATACCCACCCTGAATTATACGGAGCGCACTGAG GTCCCACGTTCTGTGTGCAGTGAGAGCTGCCTCTCCGGGTACCGTAAGGCATCTCAGAAGGGACGGCCCCTCTGCTGTTACGACTGCCTCCCATGTGCCGAAGGCGAGATCTCCAATGTGACAG ATTCCAATAAGTGCTGGAAGTGTGCCAGTGACCAGTGGCCCAACGAGAGAAGAAATAAATGTGTCCCATGGGAAATAGAAATTCTCTCCTTCCATGAGCCCCTGGGGGCCACGCTCACTTCGGTTTCCATTTGCTGTTCAGTGTTGTCTCTGGCCATTCTATATATCTTTATCAAGTACCAAGATACGCCCATAGCCAGAGCCAATAATCGGGagctctccttccttctcttggGGACCCTGGTGCTAAGTTTTCTGTGTACTTTGTTCTTCATCGGGGAGCCACAGCATATGACCTGCTTACTCCGACAACCAGCATTTGGCATCATCTTCGTCCTTGGTGTCTCTTGTGTGTTGGGCAAGACCATCATGGTGATCATTGCCTTTAATGCCACCAAACCCAACAGTAACTTGAGGGGACTGTTGGGACCCTGGGTGCCTATTTTGATAATATCTATTTGCACGCTTCTTCAGACCCTCATCTGTGCCACCTGGCTGTTGCTATGCCCTCCCTTCCCAGAGAGGAACATGAAACTGAAGACTGGCATTATCATATGGCAGTGCAATGAATGCTCAGATGTTGCGTTCTGGTGCATGCTGGGATACATGGGACTCTTGGCATGTGTCAGCTTCCTGGTGGCCTTCCTTGCACGCAAGTTGCCTGACAGCTTCAATGAGGCCAAGTGGATCACGTTTAGCATGCTCGTATTCGTGAGTGTCTGGCTATCCTTCATTCCCGGCTATCTGAGCACCCAGGGGAAGTACACAGTGGCTGTGGAGGTGTTTGGGATAATTTCTTCCAGTGCAGGGAttcttgtttgtatttatttcccCAAGTGTTACATCCTATTGCTGAGACCTGACATGAACACCCGGGAATGGCTTTTAGGGAAAAGACCTAGGAAAGATATGGCCATTTATTCTGCATCACATGGTTAG
- the LOC115077408 gene encoding extracellular calcium-sensing receptor-like, which produces MTLNQMVPGYHGNPEQILVVAMLFNIRPYRWAHALAFAIDEINQDQNFLPNITLGFMIYDSCLSLAKSLQGTEWVLTGKDNKSILNYCCQKLALLAAVIADSGSTESIAIATLLGLQRYPQVSYFASSPVLSNKFLFPSFFRTIPTDDIQAQGLVQLVVYFRWTWVGLLSTENDYGELGSQILKGELLRFGVCVAFHETIPLIPTTWKINHIVEVVKRSSTNVILVFSSDPYMCPVMEELSRQNINGKVWISSEGWSTAPTVSTKNLARLMSGTIGFAIHEGQIPGFREFLLKLHPFTSPSAIFVKLFWEMAFRCQWPNPASDLTMANENATTSKVWCTGEEELVKLDNQYFGDPNLRITYNIYNAVYTVAHALRDMGSCVPGQGPFANNMCADIWNFQPWQLLHYMKTVHFRNKMGEEMYFDSGGNPPALYDIVNWQQQQPDGAIRYVKVPCSVCSDSCLPGYHKASQKGQPFCCFDCLPCAEGEISNVTDSNNCWQCASDQWPNERRTECIPRKIEFLSFHEPLGATLTTVAVCCSVLSLAILCIFIKYRETPIAKANNRELSILLLVALVLNFLCSLLFIGDPQPMSCLLRQPAFGIMFTLCVSCVLAKTIMVIIAFNATKPNNNLKRWLGSQVPILIVSVCMSFQVLICAFWLLLCPPFPEKNMKLKTGIIIWQCNECLDVAFWCMLGYMGLLACVSFLVAFLARKLPDTFNEAKWITFSMLVFLSVWLSFIPGYLSTQGKDTVAVEIFGIISSSAGILVCIFFPKCYIILLRTEMNTREQILGKRAKTRSR; this is translated from the exons ATGACTCTTAACCAGATGGTTCCAGGTTATCATGGAAATCCTGAGCAAATCCTGGTTGTTGCCATGCT GTTCAACATAAGGCCTTATCGTTGGGCTCAtgctctggcttttgccattgatGAAATCAACCAAGATCAAAACTTCCTCCCAAACATCACCTTAGGCTTCATGATCTACGATTCCTGTCTTTCTTTAGCAAAATCCCTCCAGGGTACTGAATGGGTCCTGACAGGAAAGGACAACAAATCTATCTTGAACTATTGCTGTCAGAAACTAGCCCTGTTGGCCGCCGTCATTGCTGACTCCGGCTCTACTGAGTCAATTGCCATTGCCACATTGTTAGGACTTCAGCGATACCCACAG GTCAGTTATTTTGCATCCAGCCCTGTGCTTAGTAACAAGTTCCTGTTTCCATCCTTTTTCCGAACCATTCCCACTGATGACATCCAGGCTCAGGGACTTGTCCAGTTGGTGGTATATTTCAGATGGACATGGGTGGGGCTCCTGTCAACTGAGAATGATTACGGTGAATTAGGATCTCAGATCTTGAAAGGCGAGCTCTTGAGGTTTGGAGTCTGTGTTGCATTCCATGAAACAATCCCTCTTATTCCTACAACCTGGAAAATCAACCATATCGTTGAGGTGGTCAAGAGGTCTTCCACCAATGTAATTCTTGTTTTTTCTTCTGATCCATATATGTGCCCAGTGATGGAAGAGCTTTCAAGACAAAATATAAATGGGAAGGTATGGATTTCCAGTGAGGGTTGGTCAACTGCCCCGACCGTTTCCACCAAAAACCTTGCTAGATTGATGAGTGGCACCATTGGCTTCGCTATCCATGAGGGTCAGATACCAGGGTTCAGAGAGTTCCTCCTCAAACTTCACCCTTTCACCTCTCCCAGTGCCATATTTGTTAAACTGTTCTGGGAGATGGCTTTCCGGTGCCAATGGCCCAATCCAGCAAGCGACCTGACTATGGCCAATGAAAATGCAACTACATCCAAAGTCTGGTGCACAGGAGAGGAAGAGCTGGTCAAGCTTGACAACCAATATTTTGGTGACCCTAACCTGAGAATCACCTACAACATTTACAATGCAGTTTATACTGTGGCACATGCCCTACGGGATATGGGCTCCTGTGTGCCAGGGCAAGGACCCTTTGCCAACAACATGTGCGCTGACATCTGGAATTTCCAGCCATGGCAG CTCCTGCACTATATGAAAACAGTGCACTTCAGGAATAAGATGGGGGAGGAGATGTACTTTGACAGTGGTGGCAACCCCCCTGCTTTGTATGACATTGTcaattggcagcagcagcagccagatgGAGCCATCCGCTATGTCAAG GTCCCATGTTCTGTGTGCAGTGATAGCTGTCTCCCTGGGTACCATAAGGCATCTCAGAAGGGTCAGCCCTTTTGCTGCTTCGACTGCCTCCCATGTGCCGAGGGTGAGATCTCCAATGTGACAG ATTCCAATAATTGTTGGCAGTGTGCCAGTGATCAGTGGCCCAATGAGAGAAGAACTGAATGTATCCCACGGAAAATAGAATTTCTTTCCTTCCATGAGCCCCTGGGGGCCACTCTCACCACTGTTGCTGTTTGCTGTTCAGTGTTGTCTCTTGCCATTTTGTGCATCTTTATCAAGTATCGGGAAACTCCTATCGCAAAAGCTAATAACCGGGAGCTGTCAATTCTTCTCCTGGTGGCCCTTGTGCTGAATTTTCTGTGTTCTCTGCTCTTCATTGGGGATCCTCAGCCCATGTCCTGCTTACTCCGCCAACCTGCCTTTGGCATCATGTTCACCCTTTGTGTCTCTTGTGTCTTGGCAAAGACCATCATGGTGATCATTGCCTTCAATGCTACCAAACCTAATAATAACTTGAAGAGGTGGTTAGGTTCCCAGGTGCCCATTCTGATAGTTTCTGTTTGCATGAGTTTTCAAGTTCTTATCTGTGCCTTCTGGCTGCTGCTCTGCCCTCCCTTCCCAGAGAAGAATATGAAACTGAAGACTGGCATTATCATATGGCAGTGTAATGAATGCTTAGATGTTGCGTTCTGGTGCATGCTGGGATACATGGGACTCCTGGCATGTGTCAGCTTCCTGGTGGCCTTCCTTGCACGCAAGTTACCTGACACTTTCAATGAGGCCAAATGGATCACGTTTAGCATGCTTGTGTTCCTGAGTGTCTGGCTGTCCTTCATCCCGGGCTATCTGAGCACTCAGGGGAAGGACACAGTTGCTGTGGAGATCTTTGGGATCATCTCATCCAGTGCTGGGattcttgtttgtatttttttccccaagtGTTACATCATATTACTGAGAACTGAAATGAATACCAGGGAACAAATCTTAGGGAAAAGGGCTAAAACAAGAAGTAGATAA